A window from Polyangium spumosum encodes these proteins:
- a CDS encoding response regulator, protein MAEYSCLIVEDSPMMRQLLVFALARLKNLRVTEADDGVDGLRKLASTKYDVIITDINMPIMDGLKLVKRVRSDPVHKDTPIIIITTEGSQEDRQRALQLGANAYITKPIQAPQVIAKVKELLGIE, encoded by the coding sequence ATGGCCGAGTACTCCTGCCTGATTGTCGAAGATTCGCCCATGATGCGGCAGCTCTTGGTCTTCGCGCTCGCGCGGCTCAAGAACCTGCGCGTCACGGAGGCGGACGACGGCGTCGACGGCCTGCGCAAGCTCGCCTCGACGAAGTACGACGTCATCATCACCGACATCAACATGCCGATCATGGACGGGCTGAAGCTCGTCAAGCGTGTCCGGTCGGATCCGGTACACAAGGACACGCCGATCATCATCATCACCACCGAGGGCTCGCAGGAAGACCGGCAACGCGCGCTGCAGCTCGGCGCAAACGCGTACATCACCAAGCCCATCCAGGCGCCTCAGGTGATCGCCAAGGTCAAAGAGCTCCTCGGCATCGAGTGA
- a CDS encoding GAF domain-containing protein, whose translation MSDNEGRSKAPSEQPPEDLKRERDAFIQQFFRKGAQLTEEVLKENERLRERLSELESENGRLRSHIASDTAMRDLVRKIEALEGEKNALLQRSVAMEAVSDRYTSRHQEVESELASLANLYVATSQLHASSNVRHVLRNIKELLAQLLGAARFGVYIASDDKKELVAVAAEGQSFADIATLPVDDGPIGRAFSAGKLYHDAENDVSKGTVERPAAVVPLLIDGQPIGVIAIFGTLSQKTAFDDQDGELFRLLGTQAALALVSARLFTDAGRRVPGVKAFLDLED comes from the coding sequence ATGAGCGACAACGAAGGGCGATCCAAAGCGCCCAGCGAACAGCCTCCGGAAGATCTGAAAAGGGAGCGGGATGCGTTCATCCAGCAGTTCTTCCGCAAAGGCGCTCAGTTGACCGAAGAGGTCCTGAAGGAGAACGAGCGTCTCCGCGAGCGCCTCTCGGAGCTCGAGAGCGAGAACGGGAGGCTGCGCTCGCACATCGCCAGCGACACCGCGATGCGGGATCTGGTGCGGAAGATCGAGGCGCTCGAGGGCGAGAAGAACGCGCTGCTCCAGCGCTCGGTGGCGATGGAGGCGGTGAGCGATCGTTACACCTCGCGCCACCAGGAAGTGGAGTCCGAGCTCGCGAGCCTCGCGAACCTCTACGTCGCGACCTCGCAGCTCCACGCCTCGTCGAACGTTCGCCACGTGCTCCGCAACATCAAGGAGCTCCTGGCGCAGCTCCTCGGCGCGGCTCGGTTCGGTGTCTACATCGCCTCGGACGACAAGAAAGAGCTCGTGGCGGTGGCGGCCGAGGGCCAGAGCTTCGCCGACATCGCGACCCTACCGGTGGATGACGGCCCGATCGGGCGAGCTTTTTCCGCCGGCAAGCTTTATCACGACGCCGAGAACGACGTCTCGAAGGGCACCGTCGAGCGCCCCGCGGCGGTGGTACCGCTGCTCATCGATGGGCAACCCATCGGCGTCATCGCCATCTTCGGGACACTTTCCCAAAAGACGGCCTTCGACGACCAGGACGGTGAGCTGTTCCGGCTCCTGGGCACGCAGGCCGCCCTCGCGCTCGTCAGCGCGCGGCTGTTCACCGATGCAGGTCGCAGGGTGCCTGGTGTAAAGGCGTTCCTCGACCTGGAGGACTGA
- a CDS encoding phosphoribosylanthranilate isomerase, with protein sequence MSRTPPPLHIKICGLTRASDVEVAVAAGADMIGLNFVPGSSRRIDVALARTLVRAARGRVEVVGVVADLDSLEVQALLTDVGLDRVQLHGDERPEVLGALGPRAFKALRVGSAEDVALAAQYGGDLLLVDARVPGKQGGTGVRVDPSLVVELARVRRLLLAGGLDPDNVAEAVRGVRPWGVDVASGVESAPGIKDERKVRVFVDEARRAAQEAADAADGASGA encoded by the coding sequence GTGAGCCGGACGCCCCCGCCCCTCCACATCAAGATTTGTGGCCTCACGCGGGCCTCCGACGTGGAGGTCGCCGTCGCCGCGGGCGCCGACATGATCGGCCTCAACTTCGTTCCGGGTTCGTCGCGTCGCATCGACGTGGCGCTCGCGCGTACGCTCGTGCGCGCGGCGCGGGGGCGCGTCGAGGTCGTCGGCGTCGTGGCCGATCTGGATTCGTTGGAGGTCCAAGCGCTTCTCACGGACGTCGGGCTGGATCGGGTTCAGCTTCACGGAGACGAGAGGCCCGAGGTGCTCGGCGCGCTCGGGCCGCGCGCGTTCAAGGCGCTGCGCGTCGGGAGCGCGGAGGACGTCGCGCTCGCGGCGCAGTACGGCGGTGATCTCCTGCTCGTCGACGCGCGCGTGCCGGGCAAGCAGGGCGGCACGGGCGTGCGCGTCGATCCTTCGCTCGTCGTCGAGCTCGCGCGCGTGAGGCGCCTCCTGCTCGCGGGTGGGCTCGATCCCGACAACGTCGCCGAGGCGGTGCGCGGCGTGCGTCCGTGGGGCGTCGACGTGGCGAGCGGCGTCGAGTCCGCGCCCGGGATCAAGGACGAGCGCAAGGTGCGCGTGTTCGTCGACGAAGCTCGGCGCGCCGCGCAGGAAGCCGCAGATGCGGCGGACGGCGCGAGCGGCGCGTAA
- a CDS encoding M13 family metallopeptidase, whose translation MRTLSLAFASVALSLLAGCGSTKPEPITQSAGPVPTVDPPADKGPPPVQVTLESVGLDGAALDKSVSPCDDFYQFACGGWLKSTEIPADEATWVRSFSEIDKRNEIALKTILEDAGKAKNADPTTKKIGDFYAACMDEAAVDAAGITPIKPLVDRARKVSSAKDVAALVTELHGKGMFPLFWISGEQDPGDATRVIATLDQGGLGLPDRDYYTKEDDDSKKLRADYVAHVERMLKLAGLSEADAKKAAANVLALETDIAKVSKTRVERRDPKALYNMVSRADLAKKAPTFPWDTYFKALGIADVKQANLTSVAFFEGIDKLLSSVKPAVWQSYMTWHVVRAAADDLSKPFVDEMFSMRARLVGLKEQKPRWKRCVDATDHALGELVAQPFVARHFAGDSKRAAEQMVQEIGKAFGVRVRSLDWMDDKTKERALQKLSAMAYLIGYPNKWRSYDFEVDRKSYGKNMLAAGAFEQKRRLAKIGKPVDREEWQMSPPMVNAYYDAQKNHMVFPAGILQPPFYDVKSAIQVNLGAMGMVVGHELTHGFDDEGSQFAGNGNLENWWEPAVGELFQKKTTCVEEQYSKYEPLPGVKLNGKLTLGENIADLGGIKLAFLAYREMRKGAANMTVASGFTEDQQFFLAHAQAWCAKSRDEYTRLHAKTNTHSAPRFRVNGPLVNTPEFAQAFSCAEGTPMRPAKMCGVW comes from the coding sequence ATGCGCACGCTTTCCCTCGCCTTCGCCTCCGTGGCGTTGTCCCTCCTCGCTGGGTGTGGCTCGACGAAGCCCGAGCCCATCACCCAGTCCGCGGGCCCCGTGCCCACCGTCGATCCGCCGGCCGACAAGGGCCCGCCGCCCGTGCAGGTCACGCTGGAGAGCGTCGGCCTCGACGGCGCCGCGCTCGACAAGTCCGTCAGCCCTTGCGACGACTTCTACCAGTTCGCGTGCGGCGGCTGGCTGAAGTCGACGGAGATCCCGGCCGACGAGGCGACGTGGGTGCGGAGCTTCAGCGAGATCGACAAGCGCAACGAGATCGCGCTGAAGACGATCCTGGAGGACGCAGGCAAGGCGAAGAACGCCGATCCGACGACGAAGAAGATCGGCGATTTCTACGCCGCGTGCATGGATGAGGCGGCCGTCGACGCCGCGGGCATCACGCCGATCAAGCCGCTCGTCGATCGGGCGCGCAAGGTCTCCTCCGCGAAGGACGTGGCCGCGCTCGTCACCGAGCTCCACGGCAAGGGCATGTTCCCGCTGTTCTGGATCTCGGGCGAGCAGGATCCCGGGGACGCGACGCGCGTCATCGCCACGCTCGATCAAGGCGGGCTCGGCCTGCCGGATCGCGACTACTACACGAAGGAAGACGACGACTCGAAGAAGCTCCGCGCGGACTACGTGGCCCACGTCGAGCGCATGCTGAAGCTCGCCGGGCTCTCCGAGGCCGACGCGAAGAAGGCCGCGGCGAACGTGCTCGCGCTCGAGACCGACATCGCCAAGGTCTCGAAGACGCGCGTGGAGCGCCGCGATCCGAAGGCCCTCTACAACATGGTGAGCCGCGCCGATCTCGCGAAGAAGGCGCCGACGTTCCCGTGGGACACGTACTTCAAGGCGCTCGGGATCGCGGACGTGAAGCAGGCGAACCTCACGTCGGTCGCGTTCTTCGAGGGCATCGACAAGCTGCTCTCGTCGGTGAAGCCCGCGGTCTGGCAGAGCTACATGACCTGGCACGTCGTGCGCGCGGCGGCCGACGATCTATCGAAGCCGTTCGTCGACGAGATGTTCTCCATGCGCGCCCGCCTCGTCGGCCTGAAGGAGCAGAAGCCGCGCTGGAAGCGGTGCGTCGATGCCACGGATCACGCGCTCGGCGAGCTCGTCGCGCAGCCCTTCGTGGCGCGCCACTTCGCGGGCGACTCGAAGCGCGCGGCCGAGCAGATGGTGCAGGAGATCGGCAAGGCCTTCGGGGTGCGCGTCCGCTCGCTCGACTGGATGGACGACAAGACGAAGGAGCGCGCGCTGCAGAAGCTCTCCGCCATGGCCTACCTCATCGGCTACCCGAACAAGTGGCGCAGCTACGACTTCGAGGTCGACCGGAAGAGCTACGGGAAGAACATGCTGGCCGCGGGCGCGTTCGAGCAGAAGCGCAGGCTCGCCAAGATCGGCAAGCCCGTCGATCGCGAGGAGTGGCAGATGAGCCCTCCGATGGTGAACGCGTACTACGACGCGCAGAAGAACCACATGGTCTTCCCGGCTGGGATCCTGCAGCCGCCCTTCTACGACGTGAAGTCGGCGATCCAGGTGAACCTCGGCGCGATGGGCATGGTCGTGGGCCACGAGCTCACGCACGGCTTCGACGACGAGGGCTCGCAGTTCGCGGGCAACGGCAACCTCGAGAACTGGTGGGAGCCCGCCGTCGGGGAGCTCTTCCAGAAGAAGACGACCTGCGTCGAGGAGCAGTACTCGAAGTACGAGCCGCTGCCCGGCGTGAAGCTCAACGGCAAGCTGACGCTCGGCGAGAACATCGCGGATCTCGGCGGCATCAAGCTCGCGTTTTTGGCCTACCGCGAGATGCGCAAGGGCGCGGCGAACATGACGGTGGCGAGTGGCTTCACCGAGGATCAGCAGTTCTTCCTCGCGCACGCGCAGGCGTGGTGCGCCAAGAGCCGCGACGAGTACACGCGCCTCCACGCGAAGACGAACACGCACTCGGCGCCCCGGTTCCGCGTGAACGGTCCGCTCGTGAACACGCCGGAGTTCGCGCAGGCGTTCTCCTGCGCCGAGGGCACACCGATGCGCCCGGCGAAGATGTGCGGCGTCTGGTGA
- a CDS encoding right-handed parallel beta-helix repeat-containing protein, whose protein sequence is MTRKDSRELWAVLVAAPCALAATTASAATLSVGPGKMHATPCAAIAAAADGDTIEIDAAGNYDGDVCSWSKDGLTLRGVGGLAKIDAAGQNAGGKAIWVIAGNDTVVENIEFTGATVPDENGAGIRQEGANLTVRGCYFHDNENGILAGNNAASTILIEFTEFADNGFGDGQTHNLYINHVGKLVFQHNHSHSAKVGHLLKSRATETHVLYNRLTQESGTGSYEIDVPNGGRTFIIGNLIQQGESTQNGSIVAYRREGADPANPSDELFVVNNTFVNERPNGGTFLNIDPGVSTPVVVRNNVFVGPGTVISQAGAIQASNFQGDPMFVDQATFDYRLKDGSPCVDKGEAPGTGGGIDLTPKYHYVHPADVVGRMTIGTIDIGAYELGGDGGAGGSGGSGGSGGSGGGSGGSGGDGGSGAAGGSGGAGGSDGVGTDGGEEGSCGCRVVDASGGASFGWIAGLVIGAAAFARRGERRREKISRR, encoded by the coding sequence ATGACGCGGAAAGATTCGAGGGAGCTCTGGGCGGTCCTCGTCGCGGCGCCGTGCGCGCTCGCGGCGACCACGGCGTCGGCGGCGACGCTTTCGGTGGGGCCGGGCAAGATGCACGCGACGCCTTGCGCGGCGATCGCGGCGGCTGCGGATGGCGACACGATCGAGATCGACGCCGCCGGCAACTACGACGGCGACGTGTGTAGCTGGTCGAAGGACGGGCTCACGTTGCGCGGCGTCGGTGGTCTCGCGAAGATCGACGCGGCGGGCCAGAACGCGGGCGGCAAGGCGATCTGGGTCATCGCGGGCAACGACACCGTCGTCGAGAACATCGAGTTCACGGGCGCCACGGTGCCGGACGAGAACGGCGCGGGCATCCGGCAGGAGGGCGCGAACCTCACGGTCCGCGGCTGCTACTTCCACGACAACGAGAACGGCATCCTCGCGGGCAACAACGCGGCGAGCACGATCCTGATCGAGTTCACCGAGTTCGCGGACAACGGCTTCGGCGACGGCCAGACGCACAACCTGTACATCAACCACGTCGGCAAGCTCGTCTTCCAGCACAACCACTCGCACTCCGCGAAGGTCGGCCACCTCCTGAAGAGCCGCGCGACCGAGACGCACGTCCTCTACAACCGCCTCACGCAGGAGAGCGGCACGGGCAGCTACGAGATCGACGTACCGAACGGCGGGCGCACGTTCATCATCGGCAACCTGATCCAGCAGGGCGAAAGCACGCAGAACGGCTCGATCGTGGCCTATCGGCGCGAGGGCGCCGATCCGGCGAACCCGAGCGACGAGCTGTTCGTCGTCAACAACACGTTCGTCAACGAGCGGCCGAACGGCGGGACGTTCCTGAACATCGATCCCGGCGTGTCGACGCCCGTGGTCGTGCGGAACAACGTCTTCGTCGGGCCGGGGACCGTCATCAGCCAGGCCGGCGCGATCCAGGCGTCGAACTTCCAGGGCGATCCGATGTTCGTCGATCAAGCGACGTTCGACTACCGGTTGAAGGACGGGTCGCCCTGCGTGGACAAGGGCGAGGCGCCTGGCACGGGTGGTGGGATTGATTTGACCCCAAAGTATCATTACGTGCATCCCGCCGACGTGGTCGGGCGCATGACGATCGGCACCATCGACATCGGCGCTTACGAGCTTGGTGGTGACGGCGGAGCTGGCGGGAGCGGAGGCAGCGGCGGTAGCGGCGGCAGCGGCGGCGGAAGCGGCGGCAGCGGCGGCGACGGCGGAAGCGGAGCCGCTGGCGGAAGCGGAGGCGCCGGCGGCAGTGATGGCGTCGGCACGGACGGCGGCGAGGAGGGGAGCTGCGGGTGCCGCGTCGTCGACGCGAGCGGCGGCGCGTCCTTCGGCTGGATCGCGGGCCTCGTGATCGGCGCGGCCGCCTTCGCGCGCAGGGGCGAGCGACGACGCGAAAAAATCTCGCGTCGCTGA